The genomic segment TACCAACCCCGTTCATGACATTCGCCTTGTCATGGCTGGCGTGGATGTCCCCGACCTTGGCAAGGACTCCGCCCAGGGCCTGTCCCAGCGTGCTCGCTACATGCGAACGCTGCCCCGCAGAGGTGAACCTGACCCATCACTCAAAAATGACCTAATCGGCACTACCGCCGAACACGACACCATCCGCGGTCAAGTCATCGGCTGGGCGCTCACTATGGATCGTGATGCTGCAGTCGCGGCACTCAATGACCAGGAATTCCAGCATCAGCGCCTTGAGCTTCAGGCATGCACCGATCCGGTCTCCCTGTTCATTGATGAATGCTTGGTGCCTGCCGATCAGTTGGTCCCCACTGAATATCGCCCCATGCTGCTCAAAGCGTTTTACGCATGGTGTGACTCCACTGGCCATTCCCTCGCGGCACGTTCCTACACAGAACACAACCTGATCAATCAAATCAGAAAGGTCATGCCCGCCACCCATCGCCAACGGCGGTCGCCCACCAAACAAGAATGTGCAGACCTGGGCCTCGACTACAACAAGCGCCCCAAGCTCTCCGCTGTTGATTGGGGATACAGCATCCGACCTGGATTGCTCAAACCCCACCATTCCTTTGGGAGGCCCAAAGACTTTGAAATGGTGTCTGCCATGAGGTCAGACGGTGGCATTGCTGCCATTACGGCAGAGGTCAACATCCCCACCGATGCACTGGTGAAAACTGCTGCCGAGACTGCCTCTCGCAAGTTCCGAGTCAGGGCAAAACTCGACATCGACGCCAATCAACTGATTGAGACATGGGGGCTGAAGACTGGTTGATGGCTGCTGCCCCTGCCCCCCCCCAATGCCCTTGTTTCACCCGAGGCAGGGGCATTGTCATGTCTCCGCGCTTTTTCAGACAGGGCCAGATCCACTGCAGGCCAAAACGACCAGGCGAGACAGGGTTATCTGGAGTGTTCTAAAACTTCTATATACAAAAAAGAATCTGAGAAGCCAGAAATCAAGAAATTTATTTCTCTCCTGCATAGAACTAATGCGAGACAACCCACCCTGTCTCGCTGTCGCGTCTGACTCGCGACATCAAATTGACCGCCATAATTGAGCCATGGGCATTCAGTCACTACTCGGTCAAATCAGCGACGAGAAACTTAAAGAGCTGCCAGGTCGGCAACGTAACGCTCTTAAAGTTCAGCAGCATCTAAATGCTTTCGCCCTGCACCTGCAGGGTTTGAGCGATCGCGCTGTTCAAGAAGAATTGGGCGTTGGAACTCTTTCAAGCGCTCAACATTCCATCAAGCGCGGAGAAGAGATCTCAAAAAAACTTGGGCTCGATTCAGATCGCGTCAGGTTGAAAGTTGCAGCTTGGTTTGAAGAGCTAACCGACCTGACAATGCAGACCGTTCGTGATCAAGTTCTGAACGGCACTCTGGTTGAATCGCTGGATGGCGAAGGCAACCGCAGTTATCGCCGAACGAAGCACGCCGATCCGCGGATGGTGGCCGAGGCTTCTCGCGGGCTGGTGAGGATGGCCTCGTTCTTCGGGCTGATGGATCCCGACAAGAGCAACACCGGTGGAGACATCAGCACCAGCGTGGTGTTCCTCAGCCCGCAGGCCGATCTTTCTGCATGGGAGACGAAAACGGTCGATGTGACCCCAAGTGGAGACTCAACTGGAGACAATGCGGTCATTCCTGCTTCAGAAGGCAGTGATGCCAATGATGAGTTGCTGCTTAACAAGCAATCTGAGCCTGAATCCGATCCTGGGCGCCCAGCCACAAGCGGGACAGAAGGGCAGGCCTGATGACCGCATCTGCTCCTCAGGCGATCACGCCAACCGCGATGCAAGCGGACATGCAGCGGGTGCCGTTGGATCACGACTTAGTGGCCTGCGGCGGCCGTGGTTCGGGCAAGTCGTTTGGCGGCGAGCTGGTGGTTGCTCGAGATAGCACCGTTCTTAAAGAGCGGTTCAATTGCCTGATCGTCCGGCGAAGCTATGCCGGTCTGCAGGAGCTGAGCACCAGCTTGGGCCGCACGTTGACGGCGACATATGGCCAGGCGCTGAGCTTCAACAGATCGGACTGGACGCTGCGGCTGCCCAACGGTGGTGTGATTGAACTGGCTTATCTGGATCCATCCCGCCCCCAGGCGATGCTGCGGCAACAGGGCCGCTCGAGAACGACGATCTGGGCCGATGAAGGCGGGCAGTACAGCGACCCCGACATGCTCGATCAGCTGCGGGCCACGTTGCGGGCTCCTGCTGGAACACCGACAAGATTCATTTTCACGGCGAACCCTGGCCAGGCGGGTCATGCCTGGATCAAGCAGCGGTGGGTGCAGCCGGCGGGCTTTCCAGCGCCGGGTGTGGCGGTGCGGTTCCATTGTGAGGACACGACTAGCCCGACGGTTTACATCGGGAGCAATATTGCGGCGAATCCACATCTGGATTTTGAGCAGACGCGGCGTCAAATCGAGATTGCAGCGGGTGGGGACCCGGAGCTGCTGCGGGCCTGGCTGGAGGGCTCATTTGAAGGAGTTATCAGCGGCAGTTACTTCGCCGATTCGATGTCACGTCGGCGGAATCTGCTGGAGCTGAATGGTGGTGATCAGCCGCAAATTCCACAAGGCAGCCGACTGCTGGTGAGCTTCGACTGGGGGATTGCGGCACCGAGCTGCGCGACGTTGTTCATCACCAATCACCCGTTGTTGCCGCGGGGCAGCTTGTTTGGAATTGACGAGTGTTATTTGAGCAAGAGCACCCGTTCTGGAGAGCCGGATTGGAATGCGGGGTTAGGTGCCAGCAACCTGCAGCAGGCGCAGATTTTGCAGGAGTGGATCAGCAGGTGGGGGTTGGAGCCTCAGGATCTGACGTGGATTGCGGACGATGCGTGTTGGAACAGGACGGGTCATGCGCTGACGATTGCCGATGAGTTTCGGAAGGGCGGGATTCCGTTTCGACGAGCGGGCAAGGCGCGGATGAGTGAGGAGGCGGGGCTGGCCAGGTTGCGGACGATGCTGTGGGCGAGTGATCGTGATGAGAGCCAGCCGTGGGTGAAGGCGAGCCGGAGGTGCAGGGCGTTCTGGGAGTTAACGCCGCTGTTGGCGCGGGATACGAAGAAACGAGAGTTGTTGGATCCAGCAGCGATCACGCACAGCATTGATACGTGGAGATATGCGGTGAACTTTGTGCAGAGGCCAGTTGGAGCAGGGCGTGGTCACCGGATTTATTGATGCAGAAAAGTCACGCCGGCGTGACAATTTGCCAATGAGTGTTGTGCGGGAAGGCGACTGTGTGTTGCTGAGCTGCCGGGACAGTGCTGCGCTTATTGAGGTGCGGGATTTAGAGGGTTTGCAGATCAGGTTGGACGGTGTGGTGAGGAGTGTGCGTGGCGAATGGTGTCGTGTTGCGGTGGAGCTGGAGGGATCACAGCGTCCGATCCGGCGGGG from the Synechococcus sp. KORDI-100 genome contains:
- a CDS encoding phage terminase large subunit, whose protein sequence is MTASAPQAITPTAMQADMQRVPLDHDLVACGGRGSGKSFGGELVVARDSTVLKERFNCLIVRRSYAGLQELSTSLGRTLTATYGQALSFNRSDWTLRLPNGGVIELAYLDPSRPQAMLRQQGRSRTTIWADEGGQYSDPDMLDQLRATLRAPAGTPTRFIFTANPGQAGHAWIKQRWVQPAGFPAPGVAVRFHCEDTTSPTVYIGSNIAANPHLDFEQTRRQIEIAAGGDPELLRAWLEGSFEGVISGSYFADSMSRRRNLLELNGGDQPQIPQGSRLLVSFDWGIAAPSCATLFITNHPLLPRGSLFGIDECYLSKSTRSGEPDWNAGLGASNLQQAQILQEWISRWGLEPQDLTWIADDACWNRTGHALTIADEFRKGGIPFRRAGKARMSEEAGLARLRTMLWASDRDESQPWVKASRRCRAFWELTPLLARDTKKRELLDPAAITHSIDTWRYAVNFVQRPVGAGRGHRIY